A segment of the Zingiber officinale cultivar Zhangliang chromosome 8B, Zo_v1.1, whole genome shotgun sequence genome:
GTGACCTGTAAGTTTCGGTATTTggtcaaaacaaaaaaaaaatgaggttAAATAAATCTTTGTTTATCATATGATTAATGTGTAAGACCAATCTAATTATTTTCTAGTTATCAAGGAGCATATTGTAGTCAGGAGGTGGCAATTAAAGTACTGAAGACTGAGTGTGTGGACGAGAACATGCAGCGAGAATTCGCTCAGGAAGTGTTCATTATGAGGTTAGTGATTAACCTTCGAGCTATGAGTGCTATGTTCTTGCATCTCTTGGCCTGATCAAATACGCGTGCTTTCAAATTGCTTACAAGAATCTTtcttttgagaaaattttccatCACCTTCTTTCTGATGCTTATAATTTTGCAGGAAGGTTCATCATGAGAATGTGGTAAAGTTTATCGGTGCTTGTACTAAACCTAAATTATGCATTATTACAGGTACGAAGATATAATGAAACTCCATCATATATGGCTATTTATCTTCAGGATTGACAAGTTTTTTCTTCTGTTTTAAGAATTTATGACAGGGGGAAGTGTCTATGACTTTCTTCACAAAAAGAAAAAAACCTTGGACCTTCCAAGTTTACTCCGAGTAGCAATTGATGTATGTAATGGAATGAACTACTTGCACCAAAATAACATCATCCATCGGGATCTAAAGAGTGCCAATCTTCTGATGGATGAGAATGAGGCAAGTACCAATCTTTGAACGTTATCCATCGATGACACTTATGCATTGTTGCCGTCTTCCTTTCCTCTAGTCGTTACCGAATGTGGTTATGAGAAACCTCTAGCAATCACTGTacaacacacacacacatatgtaTACTATGCATAGGTgaagtaacttatttaattttctacAACTAAGTTGTCCACTACAGATGATTAAAATCATTAAGCTATTTGGTTAAGTGATCACCCAATCTACTTAGCTGATGATTTCAAGCTCGTCGGCTCATTGGATTAAGTTCTATTCATATGTTCACTACATATGTGTTTTTGGGGCAACCCAAACGACTGCATTTATCGAGAGAGTTCAATTTCTCTTCGGTGCATTCCATTTTCGCTAACTCAACTAATAACTTATCCAGCAGGTTGTTAAGGTTGCAGATTTTGGTGTTGCGCGTGTTAAACCTATCTCTGGAGTTATGACTGCTGAAACAGGAACCTATCGCTGGATGGCGCCTGAGGTATCACCTGATTAATTAGTCTTAACCACATTTCGGTATGCTAAGTTTATCCCACTGTTcgttaaattttagattttccaCTCTCCAGATCTCCAATCGACATACAAAATTCTCATCATTTGACTCAAAATGTAGGTCATACAACACAAGCCCTACGATCAAAAGGCCGATATCTTCAGCTTTGGAATTGTAATTTGGGAGTTGCTAACAGCTAAGGTAACCTAAGCTTAAGCAGTATGCAACTGATTTGTTCTCCACATGAGTGAAGCTTACCGAGAAGCTTGTTGTTTCTATTTCATCGCTGTGCAGCTCCCATATCAATACTTGACGCCTATTCAAGCAGCAGTCGGCGTCGTTCAACAGGTATCTTATTTGGTTAGAATAATGCCCATGTCAAATCTTTCATTACCAAAACACCGGTCATGCTTAAATTGTCATTACACGACAAATGAAGTGAGGCATCAGTGGAAAAGGATCGAACATAATTTTATGGGATCACCGTGATCATGTATATGCTGTTTACGACATGTTATAGGAACATGTAAACTCTATGTTTCGTATTTCTTATAGTCACTACTTACAGGGTTTAAGACCTACCATCCCGAACACTCATCCAAAGCTTGCTAAGCTGCTAGAGAGATGCTGGAAGCAAGATCCAGCCGATAGACCTGATTTCTCGGAGATACTAGAGATCCTACAGCTTATCGCTGAAGAGGTTCACTCATCACATTTTCATGTGCCTGCATTCTCTTCACTTCTCTTTTTGATAAACCAGATTTGAATGTCGAACAGGTGGAAGGTGAATCCTACGACTCCCAAAAGGAAACATTTTCGGTCGGGTTGTTTTGGTTTCTTAGGTTCTGGCCTCTGAACCGATATTGTTGTGTATGAAAGAATTTTGCAAACTATCATCTTCCTAGTAGATATATACACCCTATAAACCTCTGAAGAAGTCCTCTACACTTGAATGCAACATTGTTACTTCATAAAACATATTTCTTTTGCTTAGTTCGTTTGGTGTATATTTTTGCAGCTGTAATCAATGAATGTACTTGGATCAAAAGAGTAGAGCATCAGAACCATCAATACAGATGGAATTCACCTAATGAGATTACAAAGATAAAGATGATTGCTTTAATTCATTTACTTTCCTCAAGCTGAGCAAGCTTCAACCTTTCCTTGTGTTCCTGTATTTCTTTCTTGTATCTCTCCTTGTCTTTGATTCCAAAATCCTGATGAACATGAATGAAAAGAATGGAGGAAAGCAAATCAGATTCACAGTGGCATCGTATCCAATTGGCTTTGTCAGATTCATCAACCTCCTCAGTCCTCACCATTCTGTCCTTTTCGTTGAGCTTGCTCCATGACTCTCCCTGTGAAGGTACAGAACTTTCAGCTTGGAATGCTTCTCGGCGAAGAAGAAATTGTGGGCCCTCCTGTTCGGCTTCGGGTGCGCAGGGTCGCGGCGGCG
Coding sequences within it:
- the LOC122014789 gene encoding serine/threonine-protein kinase STY46-like isoform X2, with the translated sequence MDENHADSSNVNAPIIGDDHVPSTNFKHSIHPLPAFSSSKNLVALATEGTRHQIEDDASTDNSTHSSRPMHEITFATHEKPKLLSLLTSLLAELGLNIQEVHAFSTNDGYLLNVFVVDGWPYEEIEQLRASLENEAHKIGKEAWSRSCLWSSIDNNLQFGEEDFQSVNVESPIDGSDAWKIDFQLLKFGNKVASGSHSDLYQGAYCSQEVAIKVLKTECVDENMQREFAQEVFIMRKVHHENVVKFIGACTKPKLCIITEFMTGGSVYDFLHKKKKTLDLPSLLRVAIDVCNGMNYLHQNNIIHRDLKSANLLMDENEVVKVADFGVARVKPISGVMTAETGTYRWMAPEVIQHKPYDQKADIFSFGIVIWELLTAKLPYQYLTPIQAAVGVVQQGLRPTIPNTHPKLAKLLERCWKQDPADRPDFSEILEILQLIAEEVEGESYDSQKETFSVGLFWFLRFWPLNRYCCV
- the LOC122014789 gene encoding serine/threonine-protein kinase STY46-like isoform X3; amino-acid sequence: MCWLIRSCLNWLKGLQRRSHLLSVWCSIHPLPAFSSSKNLVALATEGTRHQIEDDASTDNSTHSSRPMHEITFATHEKPKLLSLLTSLLAELGLNIQEVHAFSTNDGYLLNVFVVDGWPYEEIEQLRASLENEAHKIGKEAWSRSCLWSSIDNNLQFGEEDFQSVNVESPIDGSDAWKIDFQLLKFGNKVASGSHSDLYQGAYCSQEVAIKVLKTECVDENMQREFAQEVFIMRKVHHENVVKFIGACTKPKLCIITEFMTGGSVYDFLHKKKKTLDLPSLLRVAIDVCNGMNYLHQNNIIHRDLKSANLLMDENEVVKVADFGVARVKPISGVMTAETGTYRWMAPEVIQHKPYDQKADIFSFGIVIWELLTAKLPYQYLTPIQAAVGVVQQGLRPTIPNTHPKLAKLLERCWKQDPADRPDFSEILEILQLIAEEVEGESYDSQKETFSVGLFWFLRFWPLNRYCCV